The Coffea arabica cultivar ET-39 chromosome 9c, Coffea Arabica ET-39 HiFi, whole genome shotgun sequence nucleotide sequence ACACAATTAAGCACTGTGCCTTGCCATCTGCAAGAGATAATGACCCAACTTTGCTCATCTTTGCCaacggtgaaaaatgaaaatggttgAAAGGAATGATGGTCCTGATCCAACCATCGAAGTATAAAAGGGAACCCAAGAAACCTATAAAAAGGCAAATTAAAAGTCTGCATGCCTCTTCTATCATTACTGCAAAGGCAAAAAGATGCTAGTGTCATGAGGaaagtgaaaattttcttgTCATGCTCTTAATAGAACCCTTATAAATATTTTGTAGATAAAGCAACTATTTAAttaagagtaaattttatatatattaacagTATATATACTATTACGGTTGAATGCACGacacatatataaaatttggatttcaaattcaaattcgaatcATGTGTCATGCATCCAATGATAAAAGTATATACACTGTCTGTCGGTGTACggaaaattaattatttaagtAGTACACATTCAAGTCATGTTTTGCACATAGAGCAACTATGCCATGCTCTTCATCTACTCACTTACAAATTAATGTAAACAAACAAAATGTATATCTAAGTAACTTTTAGGTAAATATACAAAATGAGAGAAACAAATGCAATGTAGTTAATTACAATTTGTCAAGCTACTAATACGTTcagttaatgcttttaatttttttttagggatttttttttacctttatCCATGGGGCAGAAATCAAATGAATCTAAATAAGAAAGTTCAATGTACAAGTGCTATGTCAATGTCTACcaaaagttttttcttttttcaactaATCAAAGTCTTGAGCCAACGTTTGTCTTTTACAACCACTAAAACTCTACTTTCTTGTAAACTTTACACATACCACCCGTTAAATCAGTTACTTGGCTTGATTTGCTCTGTCTTTGTTTCTTCCAGTAGACTTCACGGGTTCTACTTCTAGTCTTCTACAGTTCTACCTTTATCAAGAGATGGATACTGCTCAAATTTGAACAGGAAAGTCGGCCGACAACATAACTTATTTGGGGGAGAAAGTCATTTGGGACTTTGGACTAGAAAATAACTACAGTGTTTCTCGGCGAAATCGACGGTGTCATAGAACTTGCGGTGGCACAAAATACATCAGAAGATTAGTTAGACTAAGGTCCATAGTTTActgctatgttttcagaaccggaccggatagcgactcggccgaggtcaggggtcaggggtcaatgggttcgaccgggggtcgataggggtcgaaccggatgacgtcataaataaaaattattttaaaattaaaatgttatatatataatatctaataatatattgatattaataaaggcatattcatatatatttgatgtttcaaatatatttaacaagaaaatacaaagaaattagaacaatcaagtagcaatttatattatttaataaatattaacaagtttagaattaaaattatgaatttaattgaaaaataacatcaaattttaggacaatatttataaagtatcaaatatttgaggtatatcaataagttttaacaatttagggggtcaaaacataatattaaaaagtttgaattttttttttaaaaaaatactgttgaaccggaaaaaccggttttttcccggtcaaacccggtcaaacccggtttttgaccggctttgaccgggttttaaatttccggttttctaatgtgactcggaccggctacctggccggttcccggttcaaccggttcgaccggccggtccggtccgagtttgaaaacagagAATTTAagaggtcttttttttttatccgtcccaaattatagttcattttcaattgaagaatatAGATAACtttaaatttctttaaaatatctttatttaatgcaagttAGTATTGAATATAACCTAACTATTTAATGCAAAACTAATTAGTCATATTCCATTTAATgtaaggatattttagaaagATAGTAagctaaatttattttttcaataaggttaattaacttttcttaaattGTATGGAAAAAAAAGGATTATTAAAATGGGATGGAGGAAGTGTATGCTTTTTTTGTTTATGGGTTTTTCAATTCGAGGCATGCATCCTAAGGGCACTACCTAAAATTTGGGCTCTATATATTCttgtcttcttcatttttttttttgacgcaACATTCTTATAATCTAATATATTTTAGAATAGAGAGAGGGGGAATTTAAAAAAACTGTGTAAAGGATTAGCAGGTATACAGATCTAATTAGACCAAAAGGATGCTCTAACACCTCTTTTAGATTTTGTTTACTATAGATGAGATTCGAATCTCCGACCAACAGTTCAAAGAGAGATTTAATCCTTTTTTTGTGGCCATTGAATCAAAACAAGGTGGTTGTATATTCTTGTCTTCAGGCGATGGAGAAAAGATTGAAATTTTACGATGGACCCCACCAGTTTTGTGTGCTTATTTTGTACTCTAATGGCATGgaatatttttaaaagaaaatgttgTAGGCAGATTTTCCACTTTTATTAATCAAAAGATTCAAACCTCGGGTACATCAGGGGCTACCATGTCCATTCTATCAAGACCATCACTAGATCCCAACTCTAGTGCTCGTCACCGCCCTAAATCTAGTAATATTGGCATAAATGTCAGAAGAGGGTTTGTGGGATTTCAGCAGTGGAACGTGATAAAAGTTTATAGACGATATGGTATGAGCAGGATGAAGTGTTACATTCTCCCATGCCCACACCAGAATTCCACCTTCTTGCAGAGTTAGGCATGCCTGTAATTAACACATGTACAAGTATAGTTGGAAGAATTTCTTGCTTCTTCTATCATCATTCCAGCTGTTGTTGCCGACTCCATTTGTATATATTTTGCTTCCACTTTACATAAGAAACTAAGATGCATTCTTATTATTCGTCCTACCATCTGCAGTCATTAGTTGTAGTCCACTCAAAGATGTGATGATTTTGCTTCATGTGATGCACGGTTGACGCGGCTGGCCAGGGGTCGACAGCCcatgaatttttgcatgaaaatttctTTGGTACTACAACCTTTAGCGTAATATCAGATGATGAATTCGTGAAAGTTGAAATAAAACCAACAGGCAAGGAGAAGAACGGAATGTGCAATTATTACTAACATCTATGAAGTCAAGTCTATGAAATCAACAGTATTGCTTAAAACAAAGAACTTGGGGTAATTTTCTTGACAAAATTTTGAAGACTCATGGAAGACTTTGACCCAAAAAACGAAAATAGCAAAAAGTGATCTTTCCCAAGTTGTTTCGTGTATTGTCTGTGGGGTTTTAGTTGGGCTGCAAAACACGTTATATGTTGATTAGAAGCACTACTAAATAAGGGTTGACGTGAATACACCTATATGCATATACATAAAATAGGTATTagtgttatgtgtgtatatattcaATCTTACTATATTAGTAGTATCTGCACTAATAAGTCTGAATTAATTTAtcttttttaaatataaatacatttccAATGTTGTCAAGTTTTAGGTCAATAGTCCTTGGCATGGTTTTTCTAACTAATTTATAGTAgataacaattttgaaattGCTCCTTTTGACTCATCTTAACTTTGTAACCTTTGTCAATTGAGTTGAAAACAAGGAATTGTTTTTAACCAGTTCTCCCGCTTGGTAATAATGTGCTAGCTACAATTCTTGACAAAGTGATAATTTGGCTGACGAAAACCAAATGTTTATGCTGCTGTCCTTACTTCCAAATTATTTCAGGATAAaatggttatttcaaaatttttttatattatattcAATTTATTTACAACTTATCTAAATTTATTTACACCCTATTCAACCGTATTTACACCTTAAGGATAAATTAATTTGAAATGGTACTCGTGAGGTCCCATCCAACTACCTCCAAAGCCAATGACTTTACGCTTTTGATGTCAAATTCTACAAGTATTATTTCCTTTCAAGTTTACTCAATTTTCGATCTCTACTtggaagaaaaataataaaacaaaaaaaattcactaataaattttagcactagATGAAAATGAGCTCAGAACTTACTTTCTGATTCGTATGAACATCAAGATTCTCAAAAATGCATCAATCGAATGGATGATTAATCAAGGTCAAGTTCGGAAAACGAAAGGGGAAAATACTCGTGATGTCGTCTCCAGACATTATGATAACATGTGTTGCGCTTTTCGTGGATCGAAAATCCTGGATTTCTGTACCACTATCCTTGCCGACCTAGTAAATTCATGAATACCTCCAAAGTCAACGAGTTATTTTCAAGAATTAATAAAGGCCCCCTatttttgctatttttcttgTCACAATCCATCATttgttgaaggaaaatattAATCACATTTTACTTTTTATTAATCAGACTTTCAATACTTATCTTATCATACAATGAAAGtcatatgataaaaatgatagTGAAAATATGATTAACAAAAAGTGGAATACGATAAATATTTCTCTTTATTCAATGTGTAATTTATCAAGCTTGGTAAGTACTCCTTCAATACGCCTATAAATTTGCCTAATACAAAGCTTTTGTTTCATCACCCTCAAGTCTTCCCCTTCTCCTCACTCGTAGGACCTGAAAACATGTCCAAACTATATTCTGATAAGAccattttcatgaaaattggGATATCAAACATTATTTTGTCAATCCTTATTTTCACGGCCGAAAGTAGCCCACCTCAAGATCCAATAAGATGTTCAAATAAAACCTTCAACTGCACCGTAATCAACACTTATGGGTCCTTCCCTGATCGGACCATTTGTCGAGCAGCCGAAGTTGTCTACCCTTCAACAGAAGCTGAGCTAGTCTCAATAGTAGCAAATGCAGCTTTACTAAACAGAAAAATGAAGGTGGCGACTTCAACTTCCCACAGTATTCCCAAGTTGGCGTGTCCTGATGGCGAGAATGGCCTTCTGATAAGCACGAAAAACCTTGATCAAACCATTAATGTCGCTAAATCGAGCATGACGATGACTGTTGGAAGTGGGATGACTCTCAGGGAGCTGATTAGCAAGGCGGCCGAGGTGGGGCTGGCCTTGCCTTATGCACCGTACTGGTGGGGCTTAACAGTTGGTGGAATGTTGGGCACGGGGGCTCATGGCAGCTCTTTATGGGGTTTGGGCAGTGCTGTCCATGACTATGTTGTTCAGCTTCGGATTGTCACACCCGCTGGACCTGAGGAAGGTTATGCAAAAGTGAGGATACTTGAGAGTGATAATCCTGAGCTCAATGCAGCAAAAGTTTCTCTCGGAGTTCTTGGAGTAATTTCACAGGTACTTAGGTTGGTACTAGTTTTCATTTTTGTCTGCATCTTTGTTTCTCCTCCCTGCAAGTGACTGCATTTAAGGTAacaccttgtttggattgcatttttctaaattttttatagaaaatttATTATAGCGATTTGATTCGTATGaagtaaaaaagtgattgaaaaatatgttttcaAAAAAGGCTTTAGGGATTGGAGGGGCCATCATCATGTGTAGGGCTTTTGATATAGGGGGTAGAGGTTAGAAACAAAATCATACTTGTTTGGTAAATCACAAGTGAAGTGTGACCTCTCATCCAAGACAAGTAGTGCAAGACTCATTTCGGAAATGGATATCCATTCAACTATGAACCTGTTGAAGCCACTAGTTATATGAACCTATGGCTCGATGAAAGGAACATCATGGTAGTAAGAATCAATTACTACTAATTTGAACTTTGTGGAAACGTTGCAAATTAAGGCATTGTTATTTAATGATATGCAAAAAGTCTATGCGCTTTTTGTAATGCTTATAGTCTTGATTCGAATCAAGTACGGTTATGAATTGGTATAATTTTGGaccagtaaaattttagatttttgatGCAACAGTACGAGAATAGCTTATGTTACTAGTAAAATAATTCATCCTATCTGGAAACAAGAACGAGTGTTACTTTAAGTTATTAGTTTAATAATAATGGTgcttaaaaaaattattgcaaTTGCAGGTAACTTTGAAGCTTCAACCAATGTTCAAACGATCTATCACCTTCATGGAGAAGAATGATTCAAGTCTTGGAGATCAAGCATCAAGCTTTGGATATCAGCATGAATTTGCAGATGTTAGTTGGCATCCAAGTCAAAAAAAGGTGATTTATAGGGTTGATGACCGAGTTGCCACCAACGCCCTGGGAAATGGCcttaatgatttcactggctttCGCTCCACTCCTTCACTTGTTGTCGCAGCAGTTAGATCCACAGGTCCAGCCAAACTTTTCTTTGaataattcatttattatttctctacccttttattttctatacattttttgaaggaaaaaaaaaataaagaatccAATAATTTTCAGGGAAGTTGATAATTATATACTTTTTCTGAAAAAAATAAAGCAATTTTCAGGGATTAGGTTTAGGAGTGTAAAAGATTTTAGTCAAATCGGATACCGTAGTGTTCAAGGTTATTTGATTATTCtagtaaatttgaaattttatttaaatttgacttatttatttatcaaaacgAGCTTTTACTGATGTTGAAAATGATCTATTGTTCAATGTTATCCGTTGTTATACTAGTGAACTTTAACCATGCAGAGGAGATTCAAGAATCAACAAATGATGCAAATGGGATATGCTTAAATGCGGCAACAACAATATTTACATTAAAAGCGACTGCATATGGGTACACCAACGATGGTATTTATTCTTCTCAAACTGTTCATCTATGTGGTTGTCTTTCATCTGGAATTTAATGGGAAAGTGACTTCACAGCTCAAACATGTTCCCCCTGCACCAACTTTATTACATGTACAAAACTAGCAGATTGCCATGTTGAAATATGGTCTAATCACATCTCATAATTAATGCAATTCAGTATCATTGCATGCAGATAAATCATGTTTAATAGTGGCtaatagtaaaatttttcagctgtctctgtttggattgctgagtttttcaaaaattagttttttaaatactattaaaatttttaaaaagtattttAAAAGGTATTCTAAAAAGtaatctaaatttttttaatatttaaaaaatatctcaaaatatattctaaaaattcttctactcttaaatatttcaaaatatttttaaaaatatttcaaaatatattataaaaactctgttgcagaaaattttttctaaaacacccaaaaaaaaagctaaTCAAAACGCACCTGTCTTCCCAAATTTCTTTGTcataaaattaataatttgaTTATGTCTATGTCTACAAATTTCAAGTCACAACCATGTTAAGTTTACAATTGGTTTCTGTTTAGGTTCTGTTTTCTGTTGGTTTGTGTGTGTATGACTATGCTTGACTTGACTGTATTTGTATGTCAATCTGTCACCTGACCCATGCAATTGCTTTCGGCAGTAAGTTACATGAATACACCGACAAAGTGATAATGGTTTTCCTTTTGCTAAAAACCTGATGTCACAttggtttttttcttctttgttttcgtCAGAGTTGTTGATTTCTTGAAACTTATGTTTTGTTGACCTCTTCATTTCCGGACAAAATATGCTAGTTCATAGGGGTACATGCCTTTTAGAATAAATccaacaggaaaaaaaaaaagtttagaagAGTACATATTAAACAATCACTCTCAAACTTTATACTTTTTTTGGATTTCGATTTAAGATCAAATAGGAAGGTTTAGAGCTTTTGTCCCATTCATGAAATTGCAGCCCACATCAATAGCCCCAAGACAAGAAATACCAACCACCGTAGTACCCAGTTCATAAATACGTAAGCTAACACTCTATGGAGTGCAGAATTTGGCTAGCCTGAATTGGTCAACATGTCAGAGATCCTTAGTAAATTCCAATCTACTCAATGTAAATGTTTTAGTACCATCAGCCTACAAATAAACTATCATCCGAGTATTATATAGTGTTTAAAATAAACTAATTAATCAACTAGAGAGAAAAGTATATGCATTACAAATTTAATGGGATTGCCATTTCAGTTGGTGACATAATAATTATGATTATAATTAAGCAAAATACTTAACaaaatggattaatctttcctatacTGTCAGTAGTGCATATATTGACGAGTTTAAATGCATGTCATATTATttgtatttaaatttaaacactaaattttacatatataaCATATATTTAAACCCTCAAGTGTATAAACTGTCAATATATAAAAGATTTAGTCAAACGAAATATGTCAATACGTTATTTTCTTACAATGCTTGTATCTTTGCTTCAtgttcacaaaaaataaaataaaatccagCATTGACCAATGACTTTCTGATACATATGCTAGGTATTATATTCAAGGGATATCCAATAGTTGGATATCAAAATCGTCTGCAGGCATCAGGCAGCTGTCTTAATGGAATTCAAGATGCATTGATCACAGCTTGTCCATGGGACCCTAGAGTTAAAGGCTTATTTTTTCACCAAACAACATTTAGTATAGGGTTCTCAAAAGTCAAGGGTTTCATTGAAGACGTACAAAATCTAGTCAATTTGGTGCCTAAGGCCTTGTGTGGCATAGACATTTACAATGGCATCTTAATGAGGTATGTCAAAGCTTCAAGTGCTCATTTGGGAAAACAGGAAGATGGGATAGACTTTGATATCACATACTACAGAAGCAAAGATCCAAACAAGCCTAGGCTTTATGAAGACATTCTTGAAGAGATAGAGCAAATTGCTATGTTCAAGTATGGAGGGTTGCCACACTGGGGAAAGAATAGAAATGTTGCTTTTCTTGGGGCAATCAAGAAATATAGAAATGTCACTGAATTCATGAAGGTCAAAGAAAATTATGACCCAAATGGGCTGTTTTCTAGTGAATGGACAGACCAAGTTCTTGGGTTGAAAAATGGGATCACCATAGACAAGGATGGCTGTGCTTTGGAGGGCCTTTGCATTTGTTCTCAAGATAATCATTGTGCCCCAAGATTGGGCTATTTTTGTAGACCGGGAAAAATTTACAAGGATGCTAGGGTATGTACCCTATCAGCAAAAAGGTGAAGAAAATACTTAAAGTCACAAAAAGATCTATACGTAGAATTTTGGACTTTCTaggaaataaattatttttgtaaCGTCATATAACTAATGGAATTTTCCAATAAAGTCGACCTTATGCGCATGAGGCCTTTGTGTGTGAAACAAACGTATGAGCTAGGGTAGATGTGAAAATGGGCTCATATCTCCTACTGGCATATCCAATGGTGAGCCCATATCTACCCAAGGCACGTCAGGCCCATTCCAAACTCAGCTATCCCGAAACTAAATCAACCTTAGCCAATCCTTTcacacaaaataaataaattttttactaaaaaaaaaatggacaaaTTTATCgagtaataaaattttaatttgataaaCTCAAGTAGAGGTTAGTGAATTCTTACGTGGTATCTCTATAAACTCATATGCTTAGTAATTTAAACTTTTGCTGGTTATATCATTGGACTTGAATAATAATAATCcttccttcttcattttttttcctttgttattTTAGATGAATAAAATGGGACAAAGATAGTTTCTTCATCCATTAAATCCTCCCTTCACATCCAAATATACCAATCCAGTATATCCAACCTTGGAATCTTTGTGctcccaccaaaaaaaaaaaaaaaagaagaagcccATAGAATCTTCTCATTATCAAAATGAATTACATAGCTAATAATATTCCGTGTCCTTTTCCCCTTCAATGAAAGGCATCCTTTTCCTATTATACACATTTTGGACATCCCAAAATTGAGGCCACCAGGGTAAAGGGACATCCCATGAGGAAGCATTCAGAGAAAAGACGAAACTTACAATGGATTTTTCTGCTTTGTTTAGTGAGCCAAGAAGTGGAATACAAAAATTTGATCACGCTATAGATTCCTTGTAGAGTTAattacattgaaaccctaaatacTTTGGGATATTATTACATTACTCTCTTGAGTTTCAAAAGTATACACTTCGCCCTCTCTGAAAAGACCAATCAAACATCTCGACTACCAAgtcctttagaaaaagagaacaaaatgaGCTAACTGCCCTTGAATTACTATTACAATTTACATGCTTTGCTTTATCTTGGTAGCTAGCTGTTGGCCAATTGTTTCATCTCTTCTTATTATGCTTTCTACAAACTTTTTCATGTTTAAATCTCGCCCTTCACTTTTATTTTAAGGTTATATTATCCTAAGGTGCTATTAAATAGATAGATTTTGTCAAATTCCATGAATGATATATCATAGATCGGACAAACCTTTTAAGCGAAAAAAAGCAATTCAGACACTAATTGAGGATTActtgtcaaaatttatttgcttacatcatcattacaatttctaacacacctttttatcttcccaattacctttttatctcacatacattacatcacaaaaagtgctacagtaaaaatatctcaaataatttatccatcatttcttttattctaaATTTCT carries:
- the LOC113718742 gene encoding probable L-gulonolactone oxidase 6, which produces MSKLYSDKTIFMKIGISNIILSILIFTAESSPPQDPIRCSNKTFNCTVINTYGSFPDRTICRAAEVVYPSTEAELVSIVANAALLNRKMKVATSTSHSIPKLACPDGENGLLISTKNLDQTINVAKSSMTMTVGSGMTLRELISKAAEVGLALPYAPYWWGLTVGGMLGTGAHGSSLWGLGSAVHDYVVQLRIVTPAGPEEGYAKVRILESDNPELNAAKVSLGVLGVISQVTLKLQPMFKRSITFMEKNDSSLGDQASSFGYQHEFADVSWHPSQKKVIYRVDDRVATNALGNGLNDFTGFRSTPSLVVAAVRSTEEIQESTNDANGICLNAATTIFTLKATAYGYTNDGIIFKGYPIVGYQNRLQASGSCLNGIQDALITACPWDPRVKGLFFHQTTFSIGFSKVKGFIEDVQNLVNLVPKALCGIDIYNGILMRYVKASSAHLGKQEDGIDFDITYYRSKDPNKPRLYEDILEEIEQIAMFKYGGLPHWGKNRNVAFLGAIKKYRNVTEFMKVKENYDPNGLFSSEWTDQVLGLKNGITIDKDGCALEGLCICSQDNHCAPRLGYFCRPGKIYKDARVCTLSAKR